The following coding sequences are from one Thermostaphylospora chromogena window:
- a CDS encoding 3-oxoacyl-ACP reductase family protein has translation MSDKPVSGPRPDRPVALVTGASGDLGRVLAMELDALGCRVAVHYNSSEAQAKAVAEKLRNDSIVVRGDVASWEDVAEMYRQICDGLGPVDVLVNNSAIRKDALMAMQSPQEWRQVIDTNLVGTFHTSRVAVPHMLRQRWGRIINIVSPSGLIATAGQTAYSASKAGVIGLTRTLAAECGRRGVTVNALSPGFMVTNMTKNLPAHVMENIREKAPIPRFGTTEEMAHAVRLFLDSDYMTGQVISIDGGVSIT, from the coding sequence ATGAGCGACAAGCCGGTGAGCGGTCCTCGCCCGGACCGCCCGGTCGCCCTGGTCACCGGGGCCTCCGGCGACCTGGGCCGGGTCCTCGCCATGGAGCTGGACGCGCTCGGCTGCCGGGTCGCCGTGCATTACAACAGCTCCGAGGCTCAGGCCAAGGCGGTCGCCGAGAAGCTGAGGAACGACTCGATCGTGGTACGCGGCGACGTCGCCTCCTGGGAGGACGTCGCCGAGATGTACCGGCAGATCTGCGACGGGCTCGGCCCCGTCGACGTGCTGGTCAACAACAGCGCGATCCGCAAGGACGCGCTCATGGCGATGCAGTCGCCGCAGGAGTGGCGGCAGGTGATCGACACCAACCTGGTGGGGACCTTCCACACCAGCCGGGTGGCGGTCCCGCACATGCTGCGTCAACGCTGGGGGCGCATCATCAACATCGTGTCGCCTTCGGGGTTGATCGCGACCGCCGGTCAGACGGCGTACTCGGCCTCCAAGGCCGGGGTGATCGGCCTGACCCGGACCTTGGCCGCCGAGTGCGGTCGCCGCGGAGTGACCGTCAACGCCCTGTCCCCGGGGTTCATGGTGACGAACATGACCAAGAACCTGCCCGCCCATGTCATGGAGAACATCCGGGAGAAGGCCCCCATCCCGAGGTTCGGGACGACCGAGGAGATGGCCCATGCCGTCCGGTTGTTCCTGGACAGCGACTACATGACCGGCCAGGTCATCAGCATCGACGGCGGAGTGTCCATCACCTGA
- a CDS encoding acyl-CoA carboxylase subunit beta gives MRELVRELRYRHDQARCGGGPRATEQQHARRKLTVYERLDLLLDPGSLVEIEPLRTHRATRFGMERRKPPGDGVVTGWGTIEGRTVFVYAHDFRIFGGSLGEAHAQKIHKVMDLAESTGAPLISLNDGAGARIQEGVTALAGYGGIFRRNVRMSGVVPQISVMLGPCAGGAAYSPALTDFVFMVRDVAQMFVTGPDVVRAVTGEQVTHDQLGGADVHATTGVAAFVHDEEAECLRAVRYLVSLLPANNQETPPVVATGDPPDRRTEALLDLVPADPNRSYDMRRVIEEIVDDGEFLEVHERWAGNVVCALARLDGSTVGIVANQPQMVAGALDIASAEKAARFVQTCDAFNIPLVTLVDVPGFLPGTGQEHGGIIRHGAKLLYAYCAATVPRVQVILRKAYGGAYIVMDSRSIGADLSFAWPTNEIAVMGAEAAANVIFRKEISAADDPEGVRAARIAEYRRELMHPYYAAEHGLVDDVIDPADTRAVLTRALAVLRTKRASFPYAKHGNPPL, from the coding sequence ATGCGTGAGCTGGTGCGCGAGCTGCGGTACCGGCACGACCAGGCTCGCTGCGGCGGCGGGCCGCGGGCCACCGAGCAGCAGCACGCGCGGCGCAAGCTCACCGTCTATGAACGGCTGGACCTCCTGCTGGACCCGGGCTCGCTGGTGGAGATCGAGCCGCTGCGCACCCACCGGGCCACGCGGTTCGGCATGGAGCGGCGCAAGCCGCCCGGCGACGGGGTGGTCACCGGGTGGGGCACGATCGAGGGCAGGACCGTCTTCGTCTACGCCCACGATTTCCGCATCTTCGGCGGCTCGCTGGGTGAGGCTCACGCGCAGAAGATCCACAAGGTCATGGACCTGGCGGAGTCCACCGGGGCTCCGTTGATCAGCCTCAACGACGGCGCGGGTGCCCGCATTCAGGAGGGGGTCACCGCGCTCGCGGGCTACGGCGGCATCTTCCGCCGCAACGTGCGGATGTCGGGGGTGGTACCGCAGATCAGCGTGATGCTGGGACCGTGCGCGGGCGGCGCCGCCTACTCCCCCGCGCTCACCGACTTCGTGTTCATGGTCCGCGACGTGGCGCAGATGTTCGTCACCGGCCCCGACGTGGTGCGCGCGGTCACCGGGGAGCAGGTCACCCACGACCAGCTCGGCGGCGCCGACGTGCACGCCACCACGGGGGTCGCCGCCTTCGTGCACGACGAGGAGGCCGAGTGCCTGCGCGCCGTGCGCTATCTGGTCTCGCTGCTGCCGGCCAACAACCAGGAGACGCCTCCGGTGGTGGCGACCGGCGATCCTCCCGACCGGCGCACCGAGGCGCTGCTGGACCTGGTGCCCGCCGATCCGAACCGGTCCTACGACATGCGGCGGGTCATCGAGGAGATCGTCGACGACGGCGAGTTCCTGGAGGTGCACGAGCGGTGGGCCGGCAACGTCGTGTGCGCGCTGGCCCGCCTCGACGGGTCCACTGTGGGCATCGTGGCCAACCAGCCCCAGATGGTCGCCGGCGCGCTCGACATCGCGTCGGCGGAGAAGGCCGCCCGCTTCGTACAGACCTGCGACGCGTTCAACATCCCGCTGGTGACGCTGGTCGACGTGCCGGGTTTCCTGCCCGGCACCGGTCAGGAGCACGGCGGCATCATCCGGCACGGGGCGAAACTGTTGTACGCCTACTGCGCGGCCACCGTGCCCCGGGTGCAGGTGATCCTGCGCAAGGCGTACGGCGGCGCCTACATCGTCATGGACTCCAGGTCGATCGGGGCCGACCTGTCGTTCGCCTGGCCCACCAACGAGATCGCGGTGATGGGCGCGGAGGCCGCGGCGAATGTGATCTTCCGTAAGGAGATATCCGCCGCAGACGATCCCGAGGGAGTGCGCGCGGCCAGGATCGCCGAGTACCGCCGCGAGTTGATGCACCCCTACTACGCGGCGGAGCACGGCCTGGTCGACGACGTGATCGATCCCGCGGACACCCGTGCGGTCCTGACCAGGGCGCTGGCCGTGCTGCGCACCAAGCGCGCCTCGTTCCCCTATGCCAAGCACGGCAATCCTCCGCTGTGA
- a CDS encoding acyl-CoA carboxylase epsilon subunit yields the protein MIVVRGSPDDVELAALVAALTALLTPARSGGAGRAAGSPATHRPVWSAAVVRPAYRPPGAWDARGDAGRRRLPVGRAPARQHAPHNPSTRT from the coding sequence GTGATCGTCGTCCGTGGCTCGCCGGACGACGTCGAGCTCGCCGCCCTCGTGGCGGCGCTCACCGCGCTCCTGACCCCGGCCCGCTCCGGGGGCGCCGGCCGCGCGGCCGGGTCCCCGGCTACGCACCGGCCGGTGTGGTCGGCCGCGGTCGTCCGGCCGGCCTATCGGCCGCCGGGCGCGTGGGACGCCCGGGGCGACGCGGGTCGCCGACGCCTTCCGGTGGGCCGGGCACCGGCAAGGCAACACGCCCCGCACAACCCATCAACAAGAACATAA